CACACCTCATTGTCCATGTCCCGAAACGGTGCCAGCTGTCCTGGTCCGGCCAAGCTCACCGCAGCCACGATCGGCAGGGACGTTTCCGAGTACAACACGCTCTCTTCCTCGATCCTCGGTCGAGCGGCTGCCCAGAGAGCGAGGTGTCCACCGGCCGAGTGGCCTACCGCGACCACACGATTCAGATCGAGTCGATACTCGGACTCCATAGCCCGCAGAAAGTCGATGGCTTTGGCAACATCGAGAAGGGTATTCGGCCAACCACCTCCGGGGCTGTCGACGCGTCGATACTCTATGTTCCACGTCGCGATGCCCGCCTGCGCGAAGGCTTTCGCAAACCGACCCAGGTACTCCAGATCTGCGAACGACAGCCAGCATCCGCCATGGATAACGACGAGCACCGGGAACGGGCCTTCGCCGTCCGGCAGAAACAGGTGGCCGAATTGGTTTGCGTCCGTCCCATAGTTCAGCACCACGTTAGGCACCACCGGATCCGCTCCCAATACATCCCGAGATGTCAGATACTGCGCCATCGACCGCGCCGACCACAGGCACAGACAAGCACACGCAATCACGGTTGCCGTTCGAGTTCCCGGAACCCTAAATCGCATCCCGACCCCCTTCAATCGCCCAACAGATTTCAGGTCGAGCAACAACC
The sequence above is drawn from the Acidobacteriota bacterium genome and encodes:
- a CDS encoding alpha/beta hydrolase, producing the protein MRFRVPGTRTATVIACACLCLWSARSMAQYLTSRDVLGADPVVPNVVLNYGTDANQFGHLFLPDGEGPFPVLVVIHGGCWLSFADLEYLGRFAKAFAQAGIATWNIEYRRVDSPGGGWPNTLLDVAKAIDFLRAMESEYRLDLNRVVAVGHSAGGHLALWAAARPRIEEESVLYSETSLPIVAAVSLAGPGQLAPFRDMDNEVCGGDVIDQLLGGSPDEVPDHYAAGSPIRMLPLGV